GATTGTGGACTTCCCCATGTACGAGATCGGCGAGGAATCCGGCGAGCTGGAGTTCTGCCACAACCCCTTCTCCATGCCCTCCGGCGGGCTGGAGGTCCTGCTGAAGGCGGAGCGGGGCGAGATCGATCCCCTCAGCATCACCGCCGACCAGTATGACCTGGTGTGCAACGGCGTGGAGCTCAGCTCCGGCGCGGTCCGGAATCACGACCCGGAGATCATGATTAAGGCCTTTGAGATGGTCCGGCTGGGCGAGGAGGACGTAAAGGCCAAGTTCCCCGCCATGTACAACGCCTTCACCTACGGCGCGCCGCCCCATGCGGGCATTGCCCCCGGCGTGGATCGCATGGTGATGCTGCTGGCCGGGGAGGACTCCATTCGGGAGATCATCCCCTTCCCCATGAACAAAAACGCCCAGGACGTGATGATGAGCGCCCCCAGCGAGGTCACGCAGAAACAATTGGACGAGCTGCACATCGCCATCGTCAAGCCCCAGGACTGACCTGTAAATCCGGAATAAAAAAGAGACGGACCGCATTTCTGCGTTCCGCCTCTTTTTTTCCACTTTCCGGCATCATCCCACGCATACCACCTTCATGACTCCGGAGGTCAAAGCCTGTCAAACCGCTGGCCCTGGGTATTGCACCAGAAATGGTCCTCCGCCAGACCGGAGACGTAATAGGTCAGCGGCCCGGAGAAATCGCCGGATTCGTGGATATCTATCTCCAACGACGGACACCAGCCCATGCCGCCGCGGTCCCGCAGCCGGGCAGAAAAGGCCGTTTCCCCATAGTAGTCCAGGTAGGGGATTACCACCCGACAGGTGCCGCTCTGGAAGATCAGCAGCTCCTGCAAGGTGCTGTCACACCAGATGCCGTCAAACGCAGCCAAATCCGCAGGCCAGGCAGAGGGCTCCTCCTGCCAGAGCGTGGTCTCCGTCCCCAGAAGCCTGGTGAAAAAGGGGGACAGGGACCGGACCGCCGCCCGGTAGGTCTCTTCTCCCAGCTCCGGCGCCTCACCTGCTTTCCGCAGGCTGTCCGCCCTGTCCAGAACCGCTGCAAATGCCACTGCGGAGGCTGCCGGTTCCGCCTCCATCTCCTCCAAAAGGGCCAGGACCACGTCCTCCTCCGGGATCGTCTGTCCAGAGCCCGCCCAGTCCAGCAGGGTCCGTGCCGCCGTCTCCGGTGTCTCCTCCAGCACTTGTACAGCCACCATCTCCCAGGTGGTCTCCGAGACCGTCCCCTCCCCCTGGGGACTCCCCAGCAGGGCGATCATTGCCATCAGTAGAGCCGCCATCCGCATGTTGTCACACGCTCCCTTCTATTTTTGCCAGCATACCACGGGGTCCGTTTGGATTCCACCACAAATCAGTAACAGTCTTTTCTTTCGGGCCTGGATGTGATACACTTCATATCATCACTCCACAGCAGAAAGGAGCTCTTATGAAACGACTTTTTACAATTCTGCTGGCTGTCCTCTCCCTGTTGAGCCTGACTGCCTGCGGCGGCTCCCCCACAGAGGAGACTTCCCAGGAACCCTTAGTGGACATTCAGCCCCAGGAGCCGGAGGCGCCCCCGGAACCCACGCCGGAGGAACTGGCCGCCCAGGAGGTGGAGGACCTGCTTGCCTCCCTGACCCTGGAGGAAAAGGTCGGCCAGCTGTTCTTTGTCCGGGTACCCGACACAGACGCGGTCTCCGACGTGAGCACCTATCATCTGGGCGGCTACATCCTCTTCGGCCGGGATACGGCGGACAAAACTGCCGATGCTTTGATCCAGACCATTCAGAGCTATCAGGACGCCGCGGCTGTGGACACCGGAATCCCGCTGCTGATCGGCGTGGACGAGGAGGGCGGCACGGTGGTGCGGGTCAGCTCCAATCCCCATCTGCGGGCCTCCAAGTTCCCCTCTCCTCAGAAAGCTTATGCCTCCGGCGGCATGGAGGCCGTGCTGGCAGATACCCGAGAGAAGGACCTCCTTCTCTCCGCCCTGGGCTTCAACGTGAACCTGTCCCCGGTGGCAGATGTGTCCACCAACCCCGCCGACTTTATGTATGACCGCACCTTCGGCCAGGATGCGGCCGCCACAGCGGACTATGTGGCCCAGGTGGTCTCGCAGATGGCGGAGGACGGTATGGGCAGCGTCCTCAAGCACTTCCCCGGCTATGGGAACAATGTGGATACCCACACCGGTATCGCCGTGGACCAGCGGCCGCTGGAGTCCTTCACGTCCTCCGACTTCCTCCCCTTCCAGGCGGGTATGGAGAGCGGCGGCGGAAAGACCGCTGTGCTGGTCTCCCACAATATCATGACTGCTGTGGATGGAGATCTCCCCGCCTCCCTGTCCCCGAAGGTCCACGGCCTGCTGCGGACGGACCTGGGCTTTGACGGCGTGGTGATGACCGATGATCTGGCCATGGAGGCAGTTGCAGCGTACAGCGCCGACGGGGCCGTGGCGGTGATGGCCCTGGAGGCGGGAAACGATCTCGTCATCACCACCGACTACCGCACCCAGATCCCCAAGGTCCTGGAGGCGCTGGAAAGCGGCGCCCTGTCCGAGGAGACCATCGACACCGCCTGCCGCCGGGTGCTGACCTGGAAGCAGAATCTGGGGCTGCTGTAACATACCTCCCGGTCCCATCCCCTGACGAAAGGAAGTTTTCCACATGGAAACGGAAAAACTCTATTACCAAGATCCCTACCTCACCGCCTTCACCGCCCGGGTGCTCTCCTGTGAAAAATCCAAATCTGGCTGGGCCGTAGTGCTGGACCGCACCGCCTTCTACCCGGAGGGGGGCGGACAGCCGGCGGACCACGGCACTCTGGGCGCAGTCCAGGTCACGGATGTCCATGAAACAAAGGGCGTGATTTTCCACACCTGTGACGGCCCTGTGGAGATCGGCACCCAAGTGGCGGGGCCGTTGACTGGCCCCGCCGGTTCGACCACATGCAGCAGCACTCCGGGGAGCACATTCTCTCCGGCCTGCTGTGCTCGCTGTACCACTGTGACAACGTGGGTTTCCACCTGGGGGCCGACACGGTGACCATCGACTACAATGCCGAGCTGACCTGGGAACAGGTCATGGCCGCGGAAAAGGCCGCCAATGAGGTGATCTGGCAGGACACTCCGGTGGACATCACCTTCCCCGCGCCGGATGCGCTGGCCCGTCTGAACTACCGCAGCAAGAAAGCGCTTACCGGCCAGGTGCGGATCGTGGCCTTCCCCGGGGCGGACTGCTGCGCCTGCTGCGGCACCCACGTGCGCCGGGCCGGTGAGGTGGGGATTATCAAGATCCTCTCCTGCCAAAAGTTTCGGGAGGGGGTGCGGCTGGAGATTCTCTGCGGATCGCGGGCCTACCGGTATCTCTCCCAGGTATACGACCAGGACCGCGCCGTGGCCCAGCTGCTGTCTGTAAAACCCCAGGACACCCTGGCCGCCGCAGAGCGGCAGGCGGAGGAGCTGGCCGCCGCCAAGCAGCGGATGACGGAGCTGGAGGATCAGCTCTTCTCCCTCCGGGCCCAGGCCCTGACAGACCGGGGAGATCTGCTGCTTTTGGAGCCCCCCACGCGGCCGGACGGAGCCAGAAAGCTGGCAGACGCAGCCGCAAAGGCCTCCGGCGGTCTGGCGGCGGTGTTCGCGGGAGCGGAGTCCTCCTACGTCTATGCCCTTGTCCAGGCCGATGGGGCGGACATCTCTCCCCTGGTGAAGCGGCTGAACGCCGCTCTTTCCGGCCGGGGTGGCGGGCGGAACGGCTTTGCCCAAGGCAGCGTGCAGGCGGACCGGACCGCCATCTGTGACTTTTTCCGCAAGGAGGGGATTGAATGTCCTACGTGCTGATCGAACAGAATCTTGAGGAAGAGGACGAGCCCCGGTTCATCTACGCGGAACTGGACAGCGGGCGCCGGGAGGTCCGGCGGGTGGAATTCTACCCCAATGGCCTCTGCTTTGCCTACGGCGGCGACTACGGCCGGGAGGAGGCTCTCTCCCCTGCCCCCTACCCGGAGGACCTGCGGACGCTGAACCGCCCCGGGGAGGTCACCGCCCGCGCCATCACTCCGGCCGCGTTTTGGGAGATCTGGGGACAGGCCCAGGAGCGGCCGGACGGCTTTATGGGGATGTTTGCCTGATGAGAAGAAGCATTTGTTTTGCCGGGGGCTGCTTCTGGGGCATGGAGGCCCTGTATCGCCGCCTGCCCGGCGTACTGGATGTCACCGCCGGCTATGCCAACGGAGACACGGCAGATCACGCCAACTATGACGATGTCTGCACCGGCCGCACCGGCTTCCGGGAGGCGGTGCAAGTGGCGTATGAAGACGGGACTGTCTCCCTGCCCCACCTGCTCTTTGTCTTTTTTGCCGCCATCGACCCGGAGACTCCCAACCGTCAGGGACCGGACGTGGGCAGCCAGTACCAGACCGGCGTATACTGGATGGACCCGGCGGACGAGGGCATCATCCGCTCCATCGCTGTCCTGGAGGCCGCGGCCGTTCCCTTCTTCGCCGTGGAGCTGAAGGCCCTGGCGTGTTTCTATCCAGCGGAAGAATTCCATCAGCGGTATCTGGAAAAGCACCCACGGGGCTACTGCCACGTGGCCCCCTGGAAACTGGCCGCCCTGCCGGACTTCCCCTTTTCCACAAAGACCTATACCCGTCCCGCAAAAGAGCTGCTGCAGACCTGGAAAGAAGCCGGAGAAGTGTCTTTCTGACGGGCGGGGGAAACTCTGTTTTCCACAGGCTGACCATATTTGTGTAAATAAAAGCGCCGCAGGCGGATGCCTGCGGCGCTCTCTTTGATTCAGCTTCCGTCACTGGACGGGCTCGTTCATCTCTGCAGTGATATACTGTTGGCCGTACATGGCGTCGTACAGCACATCCTCCCGCAGCTGCAGCAGCTCCCGGGCCTCGTCGGAGAGAGCCGCCTCCTCCACGCCGGCGCTGGGCGTCCCCGTGCCATCCACAAAGTACAGCTCCGTGTTGGTGAGACACACCTGGCTCACCTTCTCCAGCAGCGCCCAGTACCGGGTGACCGGCTGACCGGTCAGCTCCAGCAGCTGGGGGCCGATGGCGGTGATGCTGCTATCCCGCCGGGTGCCTGCCTGCCCCTGGAGCAAGGCCGCATCATTGGCCCAGATCAGATAGTCCGTGGAATACAGGTCGCTGATCTCCTCCGGGGTCCAGCCCACCGTGTCGTTATCCGGGCAGAGGCCCAACTTTGTGTACACTGTGTCCCCGTCCGTCATGAACAGATTGGGCCTGTGATCCCCGAAGAACACCACGATGGTAGGCTCCTCGCTCTCCCACAGGGCGTCTGTCAGATCTCCCAGGGCCTGATCCGCCCGGGTGATGCCCTCCAGCATGACCCGGACGATGGCCATATCCTCCTCGCCGAGGCTTTCGCTGGTGACGCCGATCTGACACTCATAGTTGAATTTCTCCGGGTCAAAGGGCTGGTGGTTCTCCATGGTGATGCCGTAGAGAAACGCCCGCTCCCCGCTGCTGTTGATGTCCTCCATCCGGTCCAGCATGGCCTGGAAGAAGTAACTGTCCCGCATGTAATACCCGCCGTAGATGCCCCCCTCCCAGGGAAAGTCCAGAGCCTGGATATCTGCGGAGAACAGAAGGTCGGAAAAGCCCAGCCTGGGATAGGTCACCGTTCGATTATACAGGCTGTCGTTATACCCATGGAGCATCTCCGCCCGGTAGCCGCTCTTGGTATACTGCTCCGGCAGGGCGTCAAATTTCTCATAGGCGTCATCCTCCAGGAAGCAGATGTTCGTCCCAGCACCGAAGTCCAGCTCCGTAATGCCGTACAGCATGGACATCTCCAGATAGCCGGTGCCGTAGCCCAGATAGTGGCTGTGGAATGTGCCGCTGATGCCCTCGCTCTCCAGGGCATGGAAGTTCTCCAGGGGATCCCGTTCATACTGAAGGCCCGGCAGCCGGGTCAGATCGTAGAAGGACTCCGACTGGGCCACGATGATGTTGGGCTGCACCGCCGCTGCGGGGGCGTCGGCGCTGTCCTCTGTCAGGATCTCGTCGATCCGGGCCAGGACCTGCTCCATGTAGGCTTCGCTGTATCCCTCCGGGCTCTTCTTGGCCTGAAGAAAGCAGTCCCGCCAGAGACTCAGCGTCAAACCGTAGGTGTCGTGGCTGTTGGCCGCAGCCAGGCGGGTGTTCACATCCACCTGAAAAACCGCCCCCGCCGCCTGGGCTCCCTGTGTGGAAAACAGCCCAATGGTCAGGGCCAGGGAAACGGAAAAAGTGACAAAGCGGCACCGCCCGGTGAGCAGCGTCAGCCGCCGCACCAGAATCAGAATCCCCACACACATCCCCAGGGCGATCATCGCCATCCAGAAATCCACCGGCGGGCGCAGCTCTCCCGCCACACCGGCCACCTCTCCCACCTGTGCCGCCAGGCCGAAGTCCGCCAGCACCAGTGGCGTGCCGTTGATAGCTGTCTTGAAATAGTCCACCAGGGACAGCACCAGTCCGGCAACCCCCACCAGTATAGCGGAAAGCCACAATCTACCCAGCAGCGCCCCCAGGGTGAACACCACAGCGCCGTAAAGGACGCCGGTCAGCAGCAGATAGGTGGGCCATTTCACGAACCACTCCCACACGATGGAGAGGGAACCGGTAACCACCCACTGGACGGCCACCGCCACAGCCAGCCCCATGCAAAGGCTGCCGCCCAGAAACATGACCCAGCGCAGCCACACCGGCCCCAACGCCCGGGGCCGCTTCTGTCTCTTCAACACTTCTACCTCATTTCCCAGGTTATAAAAAGGGTCGCGGGGATTTCCCGCGGCCCCGATAATCTCCGATCAGTATGCCAGTTTCTCCGCCAGATAGCTCTTCAGCTGGTCGACGGGCAGCCGCACCTGCCCTCCCGCAAAAGCACTGCTTTTGCGGGACCCCTGTCCCATCTCATTCCTCGGGCGGAATGAATCCGCCCTCCGGCGAGATTTTGCCTCCGGCAAAATGCTCGGACGCCGCGCCGCGGCGTTCTGGAGCAGGATCGACACAGGCATCAGTATGCCAGTTTCTCCGCCAGATAGCTCTTCAGCTGGTCGACGGGCAGCCGCACCTGCCCTCCCGCAAAAGCACTGCTTTTGCGGGACCCCTGTCCCATCTCATTCCTCGGACGGAATGAATCCGCCCTCCGGCGAGATTTTGCCTCCGGCAAAATGCTCGGACGCCGCGCCGCGGCGTTCTGGAGCAGGATCGACACAGGCATCAATATGCCAGTTTCTCCGCCAGATAGCTCTTCAGCTGGTCGATAGGCAGCCGCACCTGCCCTCCCGCAAAAGCACTGCTTTTGCGGGACCCCTGTCCCATCTCATTCCTCGGGCGGAATGAATCCGCCCTCCGGCGAGATTTTGCCTCCGGCAAAATGCTCGGACGCCGCGCCGCGGCGTTCTGGAGCAGGATCGACACAGGCATCAATATGCCAGTTTCTCCGCCAGATAGCTCTTCAGCTGGTCGATAGGCAGCCGCACCTGCTCCATGGTGTCCCGGTCCCGGACGGTAACGCAGTTGTCACCAGCCTTATCCGCATCGCCCACGGTGTCGAAGTCCACCGTGATGCAGTAGGGCGTGCCGATCTCGTCCTCCCGGCGGTACCGCTTGCCGATGGAACCGGTGTCGTCAAAGTCCACCATCCAGTCCTTGCTGAGCTCCGCCTGGATCTCACGGGCCTTTTCGGAGAGCTTCTTAGAAAGGGGCAGCACCGCGCACTTAAAAGGCGCGATGGCCGGATGGAACCGCATGACGGTGCGGACGTCGTTCTTTTCTGCATCCACCACCTCTTCATCGTAGGCTTCCACCAGCAGGGCCAGGGTCATCCGGTCCGCGCCCAGGGAGGGCTCCACCACATAGGGGATATAGTGCTCGTTCTTCTCCTGATCGAAATAGGTCAGATCCTGGCCGGAGTGCTCCTGATGCTGGGTCAGGTCGTAGTTGGTCCGGTCCGCCACACCCCACAGTTCCCCCCAGCCGAAGGGGAACAGATACTCAAAGTCCGTAGTGGCCTTGGAGTAGAAACTCAGCTCCTCGGGCTCGTGATCCCGCAGCCGCAGATTCTCCTCCTTGATGTTCAGGCCCTTCAGCCAGTCGTGGCAGTACGTCCGCCAATACTGGAACCACTCCAGATCCGTGTCCGGCTTACAGAAGAACTCCAGCTCCATCTGCTCGAACTCCCGGATGCGGAAAATGAAGTTACCCGGGGTGATCTCGTTGCGGAAGGACTTGCCGATCTGGCACACGCCGAAGGGCAACTTCCGGCGGGTGGTCCGCTGGATGGCGGGAAAGTTGACAAAAATGCCCTGGGCGGTCTCCGGCCGCAGGTACACCTCGTTGGCGGTGTCCTCCGTGACGCCCTGGTGGGTCTTGAACATCAGGTTGAACTTGCGGATGTCGGTGAAGTCGCTCTTGCCGCAGCCAGGGCAGGGCACCTGGTTGTCCCGGATGAATGCCACCAGCTCCTCCTGGGTCATGGCCTCCACGTTCACGTCCATGCCGTGCTCCTGCACATAGCTCTCCACCAGCTTGTCCGCCCGGTGGCGCATCTTGCAGGCCTTGCAGTCAATCAGAGGATCGTTGAAGGTGGATACGTGGCCGCTGGCCACCCACACCTGGGGATTCATCAAAATGGCGGAGTCCAGTCCCACGTTGTAGGGATTCTCCTGGACGAATTTCTTCCACCAGGCCCGCTTGACATTGTTCTTCATCTCCACGCCCAGGGGACCGTAGTCCCAGCTGTTGGCAAGGCCGCCATAGATCTCACTGCCGGGGAATACGAATCCCCGGTTCTTACACAGGGCCACGATCTTCTCCATGGTCTTCTCGGTGTTTTTCATGTTCCATTCTCCTTTACGGCGGCCCGGACAGAAAAAACGCCCCGAGCCGGTTTTCGGCTCAGGGCGAACAATCAGTCCGTGGTTCCACCTGAATTCGCGCCTGGCTGACGCGCACTCTTCACCCGGTAACGGCGGGGACCGGCAGGGCATTTCCGCCCCGCGGCTCCAGGGTGCCTGTTCTTCCGCCTCCCCGCAAGGGCTCACACCAGCCGCCCTCTCTCTTTGCCGGGGTATGGGGGATACTTCTCCCTGTCACTGCCTTTTGGATATCGTGAGAACTGTATCACGTTTTCATCAGAATGTCAAGGCCGAGTCCCACAGAAGCCGCACCAGGCAGGGCACTCTCTCACCCGGACCCTGGTCTGATCCCTTATCCGAAGCGCAGAAAAAGGCCGCCCCATAGGGCGGCCTTTCCCAATTTACTTTTTCTCCCGATCGTAGGCCACGATCACCCGGCGGTTGGGCTCCGTTCCGGTGGAGTAGGTCGTCACATTGGGCACATCCTGCAGCGCCGTATGGATCACATGCCGCTCATAGGCATTCATAGGTTCCAGTGTCACGCTGCGGCGGTACTTGGTGACCTTGGCGGCCACCTTCCGGGCCAGATGCTGAAGACTCTGCTCCCGCTTTTCCCGGTAATTCTCCGCGTCCAGCTGCACCCTCACCCGGCCGCTGCCGCTGCGGTTCACCGCATAGCTGGTCAGCTGCTGGATGGCGTCCAGAGTCTCGCCCCGGCGGCCGATCAGTGCGCCCAGATTCTTGCCCTCCAGGATCACCTTGTAGCGGCCCTTCTCCAGCAGATAGATGTGGATCTCCGCAGCACTCTCCATCTGCTCCAGCAGGCCGGAGAGGAACTTACGGATGGCCTGGGCCTTCTCGTCATCCACTTCTTCGCCCAGTGTCTGCACGGGAGCGGACTGCCGGGTCTTCTCCTCCGGGGCGGGCGCCGGCGCCTCCGCCGGCTTGCGCTCCTGTCTGGGCGGCTTTTCCGCTTTGGGGGGCTTAGGCCGCTCTTCCTGCGGCTTCTCCTTGGGGGCAGGAGCGGGGGCGAGAACCTCCTCTTCCTCCTCCGGGCCGTAGCTCACCCGGACCTTGGCCGGGCTGCTGCCCAGACCCAGAAAACCGGACTTTGCTCGCTCCAAAATCTCAACGGACACATCGTCCCGGTCCAGGCCAAGCTGCCGCAGGGCATTCTGGATGGCCTCATCCTCGGTCTTGCCCGTTACATCAATAAACTGTCTCATGGCGTAACAAGCTCCTTACTGATCATCATAGCGGTCCTCCTTGTAGGACCGGCCGCGGGCATAGGGCCGGTCTCCCACACGGCCCGCTTCCGTGGTGCTGGTGGCCGCCTTTTTGGCCTTCAGGGCCTTGGCCTCCTGCGCCGCCTGCCGCTTTTCCTTCAGGCTCTTCTTCTGTGCGGCCTGCTGACGCTGCTGCTCCTGAAGCAGCTTGGCCTCCTCCATCCGCTTCTGGCGGTCCGCCTGGATCATCTCCTGCCGGGCGTCCTCCTCTTCCTGCAGCTTCTTGGTGTAGAACTTGCCCAGGACCATCTCCTGGATAATGGAAAACGCGCTCTGGGCAGCCCAATACACGCCCAGGGCGGCGGGCACGATGAAGGCGATGTAGATAGACATCAGAGGCATCATCCACATCATCATCTTGGTGGAGCCGTTGGCAGCCGCAGTCTGGGCGGACTGGCTCATGCTGACCTTGCTCAGCAGGAAGCTGAACACACCGGAAATGATGGGAATCAGAATCAGTCCCACCGCGGCCAGCGTGATGCCCGTGGAGAGGCTGCTGACAGCGCTCCAGGGCGTCTGGATCAGGTCAATCCCCAGGAAGTGGTAGTCGATGTTCACCCAGCCGGGATGCTCTGCAATGAAGTCGGGGAACTGGCTGTTAATGATGTTGGAAATGGCGATCTGCTCATAGCCGGGGCTGGCCACGATCTCAATGCCGGCGCCTTCAATCAGACTTCTGGCCGCATTCACTACCGCCAGACCGGCGTCCTTGCCGCCGAAGTTCATGAAGTAGACAATGGGCTCCCGGATGATATAGTACAGGGCCATCAGAATGGGCAGGGGCAGAAAGCTCCACAGGCAGCCGCTCATGGGATTGAAGCCCTCTTCCTGGTAGAACTTCTGCATCTCCTCCTGCATCTTCAGCTGGTTGTTGGCGTATTTCTTCTGGATCTCCTGCATCTTGCCGGACATGCGGCTCATCCGCACCATGCTCTTCTTGGACTTCATCTGGAAGGGCAGCAGGATCAGCTTGATGACCAGCGTGAACAGGATCAGGGACACGCCGTAGGACCCTGTCAGGTTGTAAAACAGCCGCAGCAGGGCCGCAAACGGGATACAAATTGCGTATCCGATGGTTGAAAACATAGATGCTTCCTCCAAATTGTAATGGGACCCGGGCTTTCAGCGCCCGCAGAGCGGAGCATTTCCGCTTTCGGCCTGTCCGCATTCCGCAGTACCGGCTGACAGACGGCCGGACAGCAGCACAGGGTCCGGCAGAGGGGCTTGTCCCCTCCTCTCATGGGACCGGATCATATCCTCCCTTGTGAAACGGATTACAGCGCAGGATACGCCGGAACGCCAGCCAGCCGCCCTTGAGGGCGCCGTACTTCTCAATCGCCTCCAGCGCATATTGGGAACAGGTGGGAATATACCGGCAGCAAGGCGGCCGGTACGGGGAGATGGCCACCCGGTAAAATTTCACCAGGGCCAGCAGGACCTTTTTCATCATGACCGGTCCTCCAGCAGCTCCAGCTTCCTGCAAAGACGCAGGAAGGTATCGTTCAGCTCCTTCCAGGAGGCAGTCAGGGTCCGTCCCCTGGCTACCAGAATCATGTCGTACCCCTGGCGGAGCCGTCCGGAATTGAGCCGGTAGACCTCCCGCAGGCGGCGGCGGGCCCGGTTGCGGACCACCGCATGACCCAGCTTGACGGATACCGTCACGCCCAGGCGGTTGTGCCCCAGCCGGTTTTTCCGGCAGTAAAGCACCATCCCTCCGCCCACGGCGGAGGCGCCCTTCTGGTACAGCCGGCGGAACTCATAATTCTCTTTCAGGGTCACTGCCCGCTTCATGCTGCCACCTGCCTTCTCCCATTTGATACATCTGACACAAACTCAACGAGGGACGGAGGAATCACAGAATTCCCGCCGTCCCTGAAGACGTTGTTCAAGTGTCTCCCGCACGGTCCGTTTCTCAGTAGGACAGACGGGCGCGGCCCTTGGCGCGGCGACGGGCCAGGACCTTGCGGCCGTTGGCGGTTGCCATTCTCTTGCGGAAACCGTGGACCTTCTGGCCGTGCAGCTTCTTGGGCTGATAGGTACGTTTCGTTGCCATGTTGAGACACCTCCTGTCAGAATTGCGGCCCTTTTGAGGGCGGCACTTACTCGACACCGCCTAAAGGGCGGCGCAGTAAACAGATCAAGACCGCATGATCGCGGCGCAACCGATATTATACAGACTGTTTGAAAATATGTCAACTAAAACTTAAAAGTTTTGCGAAATTTCCGTATTTTTTTCTTTTTTCAGTTGCGATTCTCGAAAATTTCAAAATCTGGTGTCCCATGCTGTCCAAAGCCGCTATATCTTGTTGCCTGTGCAGGCGGATCTCCTTGGTTCTTATTATTAGAATAAGTGTTGTAATTTCCGGCTGTCTTTGGTATAATAAAGCGTACTGCCATGTCTATTTTTTACTAGAGAGAGGTGTTTCCTTTTGAATTCCGTCGCCGACGTGTGGGACAATGTACTATCCCAGCTGAAGGGCGAGCTCTCGGAGACCACCATCGCCACCTGGTTCGACGAATTGGAGGCTGTGGACATCCAGGGCAATACGTTTATCCTCCACTGTTCCAACGACTTTAAAAAAGGCTATATCGAGTCCCTGTTCATGAAAAACATCAAGGCCTCCCTTCACGACATTTTCTCCACGGATTTTGAAGTGAAGATTCTGGATGACCTGGATTACGCAGAGCTCAAGGATAACCGCCCGCACCGCCAGAGTGAGCGGTTCACTTCCGCGGAGTTCACATTCGAGACCTTCGTGGTGGGCCCTTCCAACAAGCTGGCTTATGCCGCCTCCGTCTCCGTGGCGGAGCATCCTGCTCAGAACTACAACCCCCTGCTGATCTACGGGGACTCCGGCCTGGGCAAGACCCATCTGATCTATGCCATCGCCAACGTCATCCGCCGGAACGACCCCCGGTCCAAGATCGCTTACGTCAAGGGCGACGACCTGACCAACGAGCTGGTGGATGCTATCCGGGAGGGTAAGACTGCGGAGATGCGGGAGAAGTACCGTCAGGCGGACCTGCTGCTGGTGGACGACGTGCAGTTCATCGCCGGCA
This DNA window, taken from Dysosmobacter welbionis, encodes the following:
- a CDS encoding glycoside hydrolase family 3 N-terminal domain-containing protein, which encodes MKRLFTILLAVLSLLSLTACGGSPTEETSQEPLVDIQPQEPEAPPEPTPEELAAQEVEDLLASLTLEEKVGQLFFVRVPDTDAVSDVSTYHLGGYILFGRDTADKTADALIQTIQSYQDAAAVDTGIPLLIGVDEEGGTVVRVSSNPHLRASKFPSPQKAYASGGMEAVLADTREKDLLLSALGFNVNLSPVADVSTNPADFMYDRTFGQDAAATADYVAQVVSQMAEDGMGSVLKHFPGYGNNVDTHTGIAVDQRPLESFTSSDFLPFQAGMESGGGKTAVLVSHNIMTAVDGDLPASLSPKVHGLLRTDLGFDGVVMTDDLAMEAVAAYSADGAVAVMALEAGNDLVITTDYRTQIPKVLEALESGALSEETIDTACRRVLTWKQNLGLL
- a CDS encoding alanine--tRNA ligase-related protein, with protein sequence METEKLYYQDPYLTAFTARVLSCEKSKSGWAVVLDRTAFYPEGGGQPADHGTLGAVQVTDVHETKGVIFHTCDGPVEIGTQVAGPLTGPAGSTTCSSTPGSTFSPACCARCTTVTTWVSTWGPTR
- a CDS encoding DHHA1 domain-containing protein, yielding MQQHSGEHILSGLLCSLYHCDNVGFHLGADTVTIDYNAELTWEQVMAAEKAANEVIWQDTPVDITFPAPDALARLNYRSKKALTGQVRIVAFPGADCCACCGTHVRRAGEVGIIKILSCQKFREGVRLEILCGSRAYRYLSQVYDQDRAVAQLLSVKPQDTLAAAERQAEELAAAKQRMTELEDQLFSLRAQALTDRGDLLLLEPPTRPDGARKLADAAAKASGGLAAVFAGAESSYVYALVQADGADISPLVKRLNAALSGRGGGRNGFAQGSVQADRTAICDFFRKEGIECPTC
- a CDS encoding DUF6881 domain-containing protein, whose product is MSYVLIEQNLEEEDEPRFIYAELDSGRREVRRVEFYPNGLCFAYGGDYGREEALSPAPYPEDLRTLNRPGEVTARAITPAAFWEIWGQAQERPDGFMGMFA
- the msrA gene encoding peptide-methionine (S)-S-oxide reductase MsrA; translation: MRRSICFAGGCFWGMEALYRRLPGVLDVTAGYANGDTADHANYDDVCTGRTGFREAVQVAYEDGTVSLPHLLFVFFAAIDPETPNRQGPDVGSQYQTGVYWMDPADEGIIRSIAVLEAAAVPFFAVELKALACFYPAEEFHQRYLEKHPRGYCHVAPWKLAALPDFPFSTKTYTRPAKELLQTWKEAGEVSF
- a CDS encoding LTA synthase family protein produces the protein MKRQKRPRALGPVWLRWVMFLGGSLCMGLAVAVAVQWVVTGSLSIVWEWFVKWPTYLLLTGVLYGAVVFTLGALLGRLWLSAILVGVAGLVLSLVDYFKTAINGTPLVLADFGLAAQVGEVAGVAGELRPPVDFWMAMIALGMCVGILILVRRLTLLTGRCRFVTFSVSLALTIGLFSTQGAQAAGAVFQVDVNTRLAAANSHDTYGLTLSLWRDCFLQAKKSPEGYSEAYMEQVLARIDEILTEDSADAPAAAVQPNIIVAQSESFYDLTRLPGLQYERDPLENFHALESEGISGTFHSHYLGYGTGYLEMSMLYGITELDFGAGTNICFLEDDAYEKFDALPEQYTKSGYRAEMLHGYNDSLYNRTVTYPRLGFSDLLFSADIQALDFPWEGGIYGGYYMRDSYFFQAMLDRMEDINSSGERAFLYGITMENHQPFDPEKFNYECQIGVTSESLGEEDMAIVRVMLEGITRADQALGDLTDALWESEEPTIVVFFGDHRPNLFMTDGDTVYTKLGLCPDNDTVGWTPEEISDLYSTDYLIWANDAALLQGQAGTRRDSSITAIGPQLLELTGQPVTRYWALLEKVSQVCLTNTELYFVDGTGTPSAGVEEAALSDEARELLQLREDVLYDAMYGQQYITAEMNEPVQ
- a CDS encoding glycine--tRNA ligase; its protein translation is MKNTEKTMEKIVALCKNRGFVFPGSEIYGGLANSWDYGPLGVEMKNNVKRAWWKKFVQENPYNVGLDSAILMNPQVWVASGHVSTFNDPLIDCKACKMRHRADKLVESYVQEHGMDVNVEAMTQEELVAFIRDNQVPCPGCGKSDFTDIRKFNLMFKTHQGVTEDTANEVYLRPETAQGIFVNFPAIQRTTRRKLPFGVCQIGKSFRNEITPGNFIFRIREFEQMELEFFCKPDTDLEWFQYWRTYCHDWLKGLNIKEENLRLRDHEPEELSFYSKATTDFEYLFPFGWGELWGVADRTNYDLTQHQEHSGQDLTYFDQEKNEHYIPYVVEPSLGADRMTLALLVEAYDEEVVDAEKNDVRTVMRFHPAIAPFKCAVLPLSKKLSEKAREIQAELSKDWMVDFDDTGSIGKRYRREDEIGTPYCITVDFDTVGDADKAGDNCVTVRDRDTMEQVRLPIDQLKSYLAEKLAY